The region AGAAAGATGCCCAAAGCAAGATCAAGCACAGAAAGCGAGCACAAGAAAAGAAGAAGATGGTAAAGGAGGAGAAGAACGAACAGGAAGGAGTACGAGAAGCAGGAAGCGAGACACTAACAGCAAGTCCATCTGTATCTCTCAGATGCATCCACGCAGCAACGTTGAGCTGGACGTTGAACGGGTGACACGAGCGGGGGAAGATGATAAAGAAGGATGTAAAGAAGGAAGTAGAGAAGGAGAAGAAGAGGAGCCAGAGCAGAAGAGGGAGAACCAGCGGGGAGTAGCCTGTAAGAGGACAAACTAACTAGCTACTCCCAACATCGAGATCTGGCGGAAGTCTCCCTATGGACTTCCGCATCAGTTTTAAGCCAAATGTGTTAGTACTTTTATCATTGTGTTAGACTCTATGATttctatttaaattataagCTAAAGACACACCGAAAACCAGGCGCAAATTAATGGGTTTCTGGGTTTCTGTCTGGGAAGTGAAAGTGAAAATTAACCAGCCAGCCATGGCCGAAACCTCTACGAATCACGTAACACCACTGTTGGCAGTGAGGAAAAtgagaaaatgaaaatgaaagaaaacCAGTTACCACTAACGCTAGTCTAGTTGTGTATTCTTGTGGCCAGTTCATTATGCAAGGAGCATTGCGATCCGATCGCTGATTACATCATCGGACTGCCAAATTAATTGCAGGAAGCACTCGCCAACACTCGTTGAAACTTGGCAACTTTTTCGCAATTACGCTGGGGCCTGTCATAATGGTTAAAAAATAGCAGACAGGGGGAAAACAAATTCATAGATTGCCAACAAAATTGATGTCTGCACGTAAAAAAATTGGGCCAACTAAAATTAGCAATCATACAAATCtttaacaaatatttgaaaGCTTAAAAATATCTTCAACTAAAGCCTAATATTTATAATGCCTAATTGTATTAACTATGTACTACATCGTTTTTAATTCGTTAGTGAAGCGGAATTGCCGCCAAAGAGACACGGgggaaaaacataaaaaccgCCACACTTCAAGTGCGCAATGGCCTCGTTTTCGCGGGGGGGCAGTAATCGTAGCGCATAGCCAAATTGCTGGGTATTTTGAAACATCAGTCGCTgcaattacaattacaattaccCATCAAGTACCCACTAATTGCGGTTTGATGGTGTAATATTTGCCACTTTgctaaatttcaaattttcccTCCTAGACCGTTACAGCGCTGTTAACATACTGTTAACCGAGTTGTAAACGCTATGGCAGACCTGTTGTTGGATACAATTGTCTATTGCTCAGAAAagcttattattttaaaatatatcgagttttttagatatttttgtgtcaataaattaatatatgtCTAATCTTAAAATCGTGAGTACCTCGGAAAGAGGAAACTAAAAGGGAAAGTTTGAATTTCCCTCCAAAGCAATACCGATAGgcgattatttttttttaaatgaactgatGTCAAGAacctaaacaataaaaatcgGTGTTAAGCTATCATAAAGTTAATTACATAAttaagtttcaaataaataaatattattattgattttacggaaataatataaatataatttttaaacaaagtaTATCGATATATTCGCATTTCGACATATTATCACTAATCCTAGTGTGGTCACATTGTTTTATCCGCAAAGTCATTCCGGCGTCAAGTCACTGTCATTTATTTATACGTTGAGCTTTATTGAGCAAAATAGAATAAAGTAAGCATTCTAAGTGTGTTATTTCAAATCGAACAGTAAACAATTACACCCATATTGCAGAGAAACATGTTTCTGACCCGCTCCGAGTACGATAGAGGTGTAAACACCTTCTCGCCAGAGGGACGTCTCTTCCAGGTGGAGTACGCCATTGAAGCCATCAAATTGGGATCTACTGCCATTGGAATATGCACACCAGAGGGTTTGTGATTATTTACACATTGTGAATCCTCaaattaatgtttttgttCAACAGGCGTGGTTTTGGCCGTGGAGAAACGCATCACATCGCCGCTCATGGTCCCTAGCACAGTGGAGAAGATTGTTGAAGTGGACAAGCATATTGGATGCGCCACTTCTGGACTAATGGCCGATGCCCGTACTTTGATCGAGCGTGCCCGTGTCGAGTGCCAGAACCACTGGTTTGTCTACGACGAGCGCATGTCCATCGAATCCTGTGCCCAGGCTGTGTCTACACTGGCCATCCAGTTTGGTGACAGTGGAGAAAGCGATGGAGCTGCCATGAGCCGTCCGTTTGGAGTGGCCATTCTATTTGCCGGCATTGAGGATGGGCAGCCGCAGCTTTGGCACATGGACCCATCCGGCACCTTTGTGCGTCACTCGGCTAAAGCCATAGGATCTGGCAGCGAGGGCGCTCAACAGAACCTACAGGATGAATATCACTCGCAGATAACACTGAAGGACGCCATTAACCTGTCGCTTAAGACGCTGAAGCAGGTTATGGAGGAGAAACTGAACTCTACTAACGTCGAGGTTATGACCATGACCCCCGCAGATAAGTTCAAGATGTTAAAAAAGGACGAGGTGGAAAAGTACATCAGCGATTTGGCGTAAAAGCGTAAATACTTTTAATTGGTTAATTTGAAACGTACATGTGAATAAATGGATTCTAAATCGATCTGAGAGAGGGTATAAAAGGTACTTTTTTATTGGAAATGCTGGATACCAACCTGTTTCCCatatttttcttcaattaaaataGCTTCCTTCTTTATATACAGTTGACTTTATTCGTATGCATGTATATTTCGTGTactgtgtatatatatatatatatattttattttcgctACAACGTTTTCGTGGTTCCATTGCCATCAGTGGTAACCTCACACTACAGTAATATCTCGATTTTCataatataatacatataatCTAGACACAAACTGTTGAGCAAATCAAACAGCTCGGATTAACTTGGTTAATCCCATTACAAAGGCAAATCATAAAGAACTATTTTCTCTT is a window of Drosophila bipectinata strain 14024-0381.07 chromosome 2R, DbipHiC1v2, whole genome shotgun sequence DNA encoding:
- the Prosalpha5 gene encoding proteasome subunit alpha type-5, which translates into the protein MFLTRSEYDRGVNTFSPEGRLFQVEYAIEAIKLGSTAIGICTPEGVVLAVEKRITSPLMVPSTVEKIVEVDKHIGCATSGLMADARTLIERARVECQNHWFVYDERMSIESCAQAVSTLAIQFGDSGESDGAAMSRPFGVAILFAGIEDGQPQLWHMDPSGTFVRHSAKAIGSGSEGAQQNLQDEYHSQITLKDAINLSLKTLKQVMEEKLNSTNVEVMTMTPADKFKMLKKDEVEKYISDLA